From Fusobacterium varium:
GAAAAGATGTAGATGAAAGGTAAAAATTATAATTATATATTTCTTTTTTATGATATAAATGAGAAGAGAGTAAATAAGGTTTTTAAAATATGTAAAAAATATTTAAGTCACCACCAAAGATCTGTATTTCGTGGGGAGATAACACCTAGCAATTTAATAAAATTACGTTTGGAATTGAAAGATATAATTGATAAAAAGGAAGATTTTATAAGCATTGTGAAATTGGTAAGTGAACACTATTTTGATGAGGAAATAATAGGAACACCTTGGAAAGATGATGAAAATATATTTATATGATTTCCAAGTCTAAAAACTAGTAATTTTATTAAATAGTTATTTTAAAAGAGATTGAAAAGATAAAAATTTAAAATACAATAAATTGTATAGCTTGGAAAAAAAGATAAAAAACCTTTTTAAATTCAATAATAGAAAAGATCATGAATAGTATGAATTCTTTTTTTATGATGGTAGAATATCAACTGAGTAGTTTTTAAATGGAGAAGTAACATATCAGCAAGGTCTTGACAGAAAGTAGAATATCAACTGAGTAGTTTTTAAATTGCCTCTAATCTCTAGTAACTGATCTATCTGATCCAGTAGAATATCAACTGAGTAGTTTTTAAATGCTGTAGTAAAGTCAGCTAATTCTTTACTTTTTTGGGTAGAATATCAACTGAGTAGTTTTTAAATATAAATCCAGACAGAGCAATTCATGTTAATGAAGTAGTAGAATATCAACTGAGTAGTTTTTAAATCTATCAGTAACCTTTTGGTCGAATTGCTGGAATGCGGTAGAATATCAACTGAGTAGTTTTTAAATTTGTTATCTTAATACTTCCATCTTCATTATAATGTAAGTAGAATATCAACTGAGTAGTTTTTAAATTAAAGACTTCCCTGTTTTATAGTTCCATCTTCATTCGTAGAATATCAACTGAGTAGTTTTTAAATATCTGCTTTAGTGTTCCAGTTGTTACCCTTTTACCAGGTAGAATATCAACTGAGTAGTTTTTAAATATATATATGTTAATTGATAATTTTAAAGATTTTTTTGTAGAATATCAACTGAGTAGTTTTTAAATTTCCGCTCCCTTACTAATACCCTTTCCTAAACCAGGTAGAATATCAACTGAGTAGTTTTTAAATTAAATTTAAAGCAGCAGGAATAGATACTGAGGGAGAGTAGAATATCAACTGAGTAGTTTTTAAATGCAGATGACTATGTCGATCCTGACGACAGGCAGGTAGAATATCAACTTATTAGTTTTTAAATGAAGATTTTCAATTGTATATGTATAAATAATCATTAAAGTAGAATATCAACTTATTAGTTTTAAATATTCATTAGATTAAATATAAAAAACAGGCTAAGAATTTTTTAGCCTGTTGCAATATTAGCAGTTCCTAAAAACTGATTCTTAAAGAATAAGTATAAGATATCGGTATCCAAAGGATTGTATTTAACAATAACTTTCTTTCCTTCCAGAGAGGTTAAAAAATTATTAGTGTAAATAAAATTATTAAATCTTAAAGAAGACTTATTTATTTTTCTGCTGGCTTCCTGCAGAAAGATATCAAATTCACGAACATATGGAATATCCTGTATCATTTCATATTTAAGTGAAAAATCATATTTTTTATTATCTAAATAGATATATGAATCAAGAAAGTTTTTTAAATTTTGATATGAAAGAATTTTATTATTTTGATAATAAAATTTCTCTATATCTTCCTCAAGAAAAGAGATAAATTTTTTAGTTTCTTCATTTTCAGTGAAATATTCAGATATTTTTATAGAAGTATTATCATAGATTTCCTTCAATATTTTTTTGTTATTTATATTTTCAGAAGAAACTAAAATTTCTTGAGGCTTTACAGATTTTCCTGATTTATATGAAACTTTAAGTATACTCTCTCTGATAAAACTCAAAAGAGTATATATACTGGAAGTATTATAGTTCAAAGCATGATTTATAGGTTTTAAAGTAGCAGTATCAATAGAGATTAACAACTGAGGAACTATTTTATGCTCATTTTCTTCTTCAGATACAAGTATGTATAAAGGAATTTCAAGAATAAGATAAACTTGATTTTCCTTTTTTATTTTTTTCATATGGAAATTTGAGGATTTATTAAAAAAACCATCTAAATTACTGACTATTCTATAAAAAGTAGGATAGCTTATATTATATTTGTTTGAAAGTTTTTCTTTGCAGAAAGAATAAAGTTTTGAAATTTTGGTTTCCTTACTTTCACGGCAAATTTGTTCAATATATTCTACACCATCTTCATCAATAGCTCTATATGAATCCTTATCATTTCTCTGTTTTTTATCAAGTCCCAATATCCCATTTTTTTTGTAAGCATTTACCCATCTCTTCAATGTAGCGTATGAAATACCAGTTTCTTCTTCTATTTCTTTTAATTTTTTTTCTTTTCTTAAAAAAGGCTCAATTATTTTGAAACGTTGCAATTGTAATTCTTTTTCTGTTTCCATTTGTTTTCTCCTAAAATATGAAATTAAATATTTGCTTATATAGATAATACTATATTTAGGAAAAAAAAGCAAATCATTCT
This genomic window contains:
- the cas2 gene encoding CRISPR-associated endonuclease Cas2; its protein translation is MKGKNYNYIFLFYDINEKRVNKVFKICKKYLSHHQRSVFRGEITPSNLIKLRLELKDIIDKKEDFISIVKLVSEHYFDEEIIGTPWKDDENIFI
- a CDS encoding putative transposase; protein product: METEKELQLQRFKIIEPFLRKEKKLKEIEEETGISYATLKRWVNAYKKNGILGLDKKQRNDKDSYRAIDEDGVEYIEQICRESKETKISKLYSFCKEKLSNKYNISYPTFYRIVSNLDGFFNKSSNFHMKKIKKENQVYLILEIPLYILVSEEENEHKIVPQLLISIDTATLKPINHALNYNTSSIYTLLSFIRESILKVSYKSGKSVKPQEILVSSENINNKKILKEIYDNTSIKISEYFTENEETKKFISFLEEDIEKFYYQNNKILSYQNLKNFLDSYIYLDNKKYDFSLKYEMIQDIPYVREFDIFLQEASRKINKSSLRFNNFIYTNNFLTSLEGKKVIVKYNPLDTDILYLFFKNQFLGTANIATG